The proteins below come from a single Leptospiraceae bacterium genomic window:
- a CDS encoding DUF2283 domain-containing protein has translation MKLKIDEKADALYLRLDDSEIIESEEITSGIVLDFNKEGQIVGVEILGLSH, from the coding sequence ATGAAACTTAAAATAGATGAAAAAGCAGACGCATTGTATTTACGCTTGGATGATTCAGAAATAATCGAGTCCGAAGAAATAACTTCTGGTATTGTTTTAGATTTTAACAAGGAAGGACAAATTGTTGGCGTCGAAATCTTAGGTTTATCTCATTGA
- a CDS encoding DUF4258 domain-containing protein, with protein sequence MERTIIDPDLKHEHATDKQLEHRLKVIPEKENRVFRVIVNVVTFPIRIVTTFFDRKMKGKL encoded by the coding sequence ATGGAACGAACTATCATTGATCCAGATTTGAAACATGAGCATGCAACGGACAAACAATTGGAACATAGGCTGAAAGTAATTCCAGAAAAGGAAAATCGGGTATTTAGAGTGATCGTAAATGTAGTGACATTTCCAATACGAATTGTTACTACATTTTTTGATAGAAAGATGAAGGGAAAATTATGA